A genomic window from Lotus japonicus ecotype B-129 chromosome 1, LjGifu_v1.2 includes:
- the LOC130734011 gene encoding UDP-glycosyltransferase 71K2-like gives MALTLSEMKKKAELIFITTPAIGHLAPVLEFAQQLINLHHHLSITVLCMKFPNTPSPSDSYARTVLASQPQIQLIDLPEVEPPSQEQQKSPEYYVFTYVESLVPHVKDTIQNIVSSNPNPVVGLVLDFFCVPMIDVGNELGIPSYLYFISNVGCLSLMLSLQKRTIEDVFNKSDPEFLVPGFSNLFPSNVLPNACLNKDGGYVAFYKIAQRFRDTKGIIVNTFSDLEHDIIDALSDDHTPPIYAIGPLINLKGHPNPNLDQAKHDLIMKWLDEQPESSVVFLCFGSWGSFGPSQTREIALGLQRSGVTFLWALRSSPTTDNEEKTLPEGFLEWMELEGRGMICGWAPQVEVLAHKAIGGFVSHCGWNSILESLWFGVPTLTWPIYAEHQLIAFMMVKEWGLAVELRLDYRRTSALVMAEEIEQGLKNLMDKDSEVRKKVQEMKEKAKKAVLSGGSSFISVRQLIDDMI, from the coding sequence ATGGCTTTAACTCTCAGTGAGATGAAAAAGAAAGCAGAGTTGATCTTCATTACTACACCAGCAATTGGCCACTTGGCCCCAGTTTTGGAGTTTGCACAGCAACTAATCAACCTTCATCACCATCTTTCCATCACAGTCCTCTGCATGAAGTTCCCTAACACTCCTTCTCCTTCAGACTCATACGCCAGAACAGTTTTGGCTTCACAGCCTCAGATTCAACTCATTGATCTCCCTGAAGTAGAACCACCTTCACAGGAGCAACAGAAATCACCAGAATACTACGTCTTCACCTATGTGGAGAGCCTTGTACCCCATGTGAAAGACACCATACAAAACATTGTATCATCTAATCCAAACCCAGTTGTGGGGTTGGTACTAGATTTCTTCTGTGTTCCCATGATTGATGTGGGAAATGAACTGGGTATCCCTTCTTATTTGTATTTCATATCAAATGTTGGGTGTTTGAGTCTCATGCTTTCCCTTCAGAAACGGACAATTGAGGATGTGTTCAATAAATCTGATCCTGAGTTTTTAGTTCCGGGTTTCTCCAATCTATTCCCATCCAATGTTCTACCTAATGCTTGTTTGAACAAAGATGGTGGATATGTTGCTTTTTACAAGATTGCTCAGAGGTTTAGAGACACCAAAGGGATTATTGTTAATACTTTTTCTGATTTGGAGCATGATATTATTGATGCATTATCTGATGACCATACTCCTCCAATCTATGCTATTGGTCCTTTGATTAATCTCAAAGGTCATCCAAACCCAAATTTAGACCAAGCCAAGCATGACCTTATCATGAAATGGCTTGATGAGCAGCCAGAATCCTCTGttgtttttctttgttttgggaGTTGGGGAAGCTTTGGTCCGTCTCAAACAAGAGAAATAGCACTAGGACTTCAACGAAGTGGAGTTACGTTCTTGTGGGCTTTGCGTTCTTCGCCAACCACAGACAATGAAGAGAAAACTTTACCAGAAGGGTTCTTAGAATGGATGGAACTGGAAGGTAGGGGAATGATATGTGGATGGGCACCCCAGGTAGAGGTTCTGGCCCATAAAGCCATTGGTGGGTTTGTGTCACATTGTGGTTGGAATTCCATCTTGGAAAGCTTGTGGTTTGGGGTGCCAACATTGACATGGCCTATCTATGCAGAACACCAACTGATTGCTTTTATGATGGTGAAGGAATGGGGATTAGCAGTGGAGCTGAGATTGGACTATAGAAGGACTAGTGCTCTTGTAATGGCAGAGGAGATAGAGCAAGGGCTGAAAAACTTGATGGATAAAGATAGCGAGGTTCGCAAGAAGGTGCAAGAGATGAAAGAGAAGGCCAAGAAAGCTGTCCTTAGTGGCGGGTCTTCATTCATATCTGTTAGGCAACTTATTGATGACATGATATGA